From a single Syngnathus scovelli strain Florida chromosome 2, RoL_Ssco_1.2, whole genome shotgun sequence genomic region:
- the LOC125987759 gene encoding uncharacterized protein: MRRLKLLVCLHLVALVTSHDISVKCHENDDFPPSSENSPSLLADLKVEPVKVSGIDMINISWAINIDASVKYLIGTRIRGTEVHLCEYFPPFAESNLTGIHQKWFHYLVSESYGSLILVANLPLPPLGSGLSYKFAKIITTQATPSLAPNPTSFPTADVTDIATDPKNNFTSILVNVYLGLAVLMILTSVYIIYKRCGTNLAISVGFKSLPTSVEVPIHVLLVYPPENGAFQKAVMALAEFLQNHAGCSVAIDAWQQSRIARDGPMRWLADQVKAAQRVLIVCPSSNHPTSTPISTTMGGIAIPAAAHDLYPLILNMVASRAKSADELAKFWVLQLGDHQEKRPCNLAPELRACKLFCLLKDLNKLCRSLHTQRQDGKKSLTLFLRPGLIDNRYDSMVKLKDSVEKIRGCLLISKETLPDNSVIITV, from the exons ATGAGAAGGCTGAAACTTTTGGTCTGCTTGCATCTTGTGGCTCTGGTGACGTCACACGACATT AGCGTCAAGTGTCATGAAAATGATG ATTTCCCTCCCTCAAGTGAGAACAGTCCATCTCTGCTGGCAGACTTGAAGGTTGAGCCGGTAAAAGTGTCAGGAATAGACATGATAAACATAAGCTGGGCAATTAACATTGATG CTAGCGTAAAATACCTGATTGGCACGCGCATTAGGGGAACGGAAGTCCACCTCTGTGAATACTTTCCACCTTTTGCCGAGTCTAACCTCACTGGGATACATCAG AAATGGTTTCATTACTTAGTGAGTGAAAGCTATGGCTCTTTGATCCTGGTGGCCAACCTTCCTTTGCCACCACTGGGAAGTGGCCTTTCTTATAAGTTTGCAAAAATCATCACTACTCAAGCTACACCGA gtctcGCACCAAATCCAACAAGTTTTCCTACAG CTGATGTTACTGATATCGCCACAG ATCCTAAAAACAACTTCACCAGCATTTTGGTGAATGTTTATCTGGGATTGGCTGTTTTGATGATCCTAACTTCTGTCTACATTATCT ATAAAAGGTGTGGGACTAACTTGGCCATATCAGTGGGGTTTAAAAGTTTACCAACCTCAGTGGAAGTTCCCATCCATGTCCTCTTGGTGTATCCCCCTGAAAATGGAGCCTTCCAGAAGGCTGTGATGGCCCTGGCAGAATTCCTGCAGAACCATGCAGGCTGCAGCGTTGCGATCGATGCATGGCAGCAGAGCAGAATTGCACGTGATGGTCCCATGCGTTGGCTGGCTGACCAAGTCAAAGCTGCACAGCGTGTCCTCATCGTGTGCCCGTCG TCAAACCACCCTACCTCCACTCCCATATCCACCACCATGGGGGGAATCGCCATACCGGCTGCAGCGCACGACCTATACCCTCTGATCCTCAACATGGTTGCAAGTCGCGCTAAGAGTGCTGATGAGCTCGCTAAGTTCTGGGTGCTGCAGCTAGGTGATCACCAAGAGAAGAGGCCATGTAACCTGGCTCCAGAACTGAGAGCATGCAAGCTTTTTTGTTTACTGAAAGATCTGAACAAACTGTGCCGCAGTCTGCACACTCAAAGACAAGATGGCAAAAAGAGCTTGACTCTATTCCTGAGACCTGGGCTAATTGACAATAGGTATGACAGTATGGTGAAGTTAAAAGACTCTGTTGAAAAAATAAGGGGATGTTTATTGATTTCGAAAGAGACATTACCGGACAATTCTGTGATCATCACTGTTTGA
- the LOC125987760 gene encoding uncharacterized protein isoform X4 encodes MSQSFQGDVIKSPNATEQHHGEHARLSLVHAVQDPVQLGGLATMEEKPNNGQKRNLSMLTDDDLKAALLAYGVTIGPIVGSTRAVYERKLRRLQAKWGTLNGEEKVHHHEWEDKSSDDSDSGSSLEEEPMEEYTQVDILSEDIYQQCFLTSSSRLHDAACGSRNSDLCHKPTLEKVSKSTQSDGPFVVPEDTSGASSLDQNSGLGSQVSEQSIQDPKCSSENFTTENDEESDILVAEPSSSQYFVPKESSPNQETKVHPSYLQASIRWLQEHTFGTQEGPAP; translated from the exons ATGTCACAAAGCTTTCAAGGCGATGTCATCAAATCGCCGAATGCCACAGAACAGCATCATGGAGAACATGCCAGGCTAAGTTTAGTGCATGCTGTCCAAGATCCAGTCCAACTTGGTGGCCTGGCCACCATG GAAGAGAAGCCAAACAATGGACAGAAACGTAACCTGAGTATGCTGACGGACGATGACCTTAAGGCAGCATTACTTGCGTACGGGGTCACAATTGGGCCAATTGTGG GCTCCACCAGGGCCGTGTATGAGAGGAAGCTGAGGAGGCTACAGGCTAAATGGGGCACGTTGAATGGAGAGGAGAAAGTTCATCACCATGAGTGGGAAGACAAAAGCAGTGATGACAGTGACTCGG GATCAAGCCTGGAAGAAGAACCGATGGAAGAATACACTCAG GTGGACATACTCTCTGAGGATATTTACCAGCAGTGCTTTTTAACTTCATCTAGTAGACTG CACGATGCAGCTTGTGGCTCAAGAAACTCTGATCTCTGTCACAAGCCGACTTTGGAAAAAGTTTCAAAATCAACACAAAGTGACGGCCCTTTTGTGGTTCCTGAAGACACAAGTGGAGCGTCATCTTTAGATCAAAACTCGGGATTAGGATCACag GTCTCGGAACAATCAATCCAAGATCCCAAGTGTTCCTCAGAGAACTTCACCACTGAAAATGATGAAGAG TCGGACATCCTTGTGGCAGAACCCAGTTCATCTCAGTACTTCGTACCCAAAGAATCTAGTCCTAACCAGGAAACGAAGGTGCACCCATCCTATTTGCAGGCATCTATACGATGGTTACAAGAACACACTTTTG GGACCCAAGAAGGACCTGCTCCCTGA
- the LOC125987760 gene encoding lamina-associated polypeptide 2, isoforms beta/gamma-like isoform X2, which produces MSQSFQGDVIKSPNATEQHHGEHARLSLVHAVQDPVQLGGLATMEEKPNNGQKRNLSMLTDDDLKAALLAYGVTIGPIVGSTRAVYERKLRRLQAKWGTLNGEEKVHHHEWEDKSSDDSDSGSSLEEEPMEEYTQHDAACGSRNSDLCHKPTLEKVSKSTQSDGPFVVPEDTSGASSLDQNSGLGSQVSEQSIQDPKCSSENFTTENDEESDILVAEPSSSQYFVPKESSPNQETKGPKKDLLPDIEPTSTRFSATCRRPIKGAAGRPKQLSSPSPPISPTTKERSEIEHRMVPIHIQFVVFVVVALLLFVIVESEPLSPFLALTQNFMQGFINDAPVLQCTQTFRRHE; this is translated from the exons ATGTCACAAAGCTTTCAAGGCGATGTCATCAAATCGCCGAATGCCACAGAACAGCATCATGGAGAACATGCCAGGCTAAGTTTAGTGCATGCTGTCCAAGATCCAGTCCAACTTGGTGGCCTGGCCACCATG GAAGAGAAGCCAAACAATGGACAGAAACGTAACCTGAGTATGCTGACGGACGATGACCTTAAGGCAGCATTACTTGCGTACGGGGTCACAATTGGGCCAATTGTGG GCTCCACCAGGGCCGTGTATGAGAGGAAGCTGAGGAGGCTACAGGCTAAATGGGGCACGTTGAATGGAGAGGAGAAAGTTCATCACCATGAGTGGGAAGACAAAAGCAGTGATGACAGTGACTCGG GATCAAGCCTGGAAGAAGAACCGATGGAAGAATACACTCAG CACGATGCAGCTTGTGGCTCAAGAAACTCTGATCTCTGTCACAAGCCGACTTTGGAAAAAGTTTCAAAATCAACACAAAGTGACGGCCCTTTTGTGGTTCCTGAAGACACAAGTGGAGCGTCATCTTTAGATCAAAACTCGGGATTAGGATCACag GTCTCGGAACAATCAATCCAAGATCCCAAGTGTTCCTCAGAGAACTTCACCACTGAAAATGATGAAGAG TCGGACATCCTTGTGGCAGAACCCAGTTCATCTCAGTACTTCGTACCCAAAGAATCTAGTCCTAACCAGGAAACGAAG GGACCCAAGAAGGACCTGCTCCCTGACATCGAGCCTACAAGTACAAGATTCAG CGCTACCTGTCGAAGACCTATCAAGGGTGCAGCCGGGCGGCCCAAACAACTGAGCTCCCCAAGCCCTCCAATCAGCCCCACCACTAAGGAGAGGAGTGAAATTGAGCACCGAATGGTTCCCATCCATATCCAATTTGTGGTGTTTGTTGTAGTCGCCCTCCTGCTCTTTGTTATTGTTGAAAGTGAGCCACTGAGTCCATTTTTGGCTCTGACACAAAACTTCATGCAAGGCTTCATCAATGATGCTCCAGTGTTGCAGTGCACACAAACATTCCGACGACACGAGTAA
- the selenok gene encoding selenoprotein K, with product MVYVSNGQVLDSRSQSPWRLSLVVDLFWGAVEFFGLFFKTIIDPDLTKDGRSGSSRFSDGRGPPGPPGGRRRFGRINFGGGPSPPPMGGGGUGR from the exons ATGGTGTACGTGTCGAACG GTCAAGTTCTGGACAGCCGGAGCCAGTCACCATGGCGACTGTCTTTAGTGGTTGACCTCTTCTGGGGAGCTGTGGAGTTTTTTGGCCTGTT TTTTAAAACAATAATTGACCCAGACCTGACAAAAGATGGACGGAGTGGCTCGTCACGGTTTTCTGATGGCAGAGG TCCTCCAGGTCCCCCTGGGGGCCGAAGGCGGTTTGGAAGAATAAACTTTGGTGGTGGGCCCAGTCCTCCTCCAATGgggggaggaggatgaggaaggtga
- the LOC125987760 gene encoding lamina-associated polypeptide 2, isoforms beta/gamma-like isoform X1: MSQSFQGDVIKSPNATEQHHGEHARLSLVHAVQDPVQLGGLATMEEKPNNGQKRNLSMLTDDDLKAALLAYGVTIGPIVGSTRAVYERKLRRLQAKWGTLNGEEKVHHHEWEDKSSDDSDSGSSLEEEPMEEYTQVDILSEDIYQQCFLTSSSRLHDAACGSRNSDLCHKPTLEKVSKSTQSDGPFVVPEDTSGASSLDQNSGLGSQVSEQSIQDPKCSSENFTTENDEESDILVAEPSSSQYFVPKESSPNQETKGPKKDLLPDIEPTSTRFSATCRRPIKGAAGRPKQLSSPSPPISPTTKERSEIEHRMVPIHIQFVVFVVVALLLFVIVESEPLSPFLALTQNFMQGFINDAPVLQCTQTFRRHE, from the exons ATGTCACAAAGCTTTCAAGGCGATGTCATCAAATCGCCGAATGCCACAGAACAGCATCATGGAGAACATGCCAGGCTAAGTTTAGTGCATGCTGTCCAAGATCCAGTCCAACTTGGTGGCCTGGCCACCATG GAAGAGAAGCCAAACAATGGACAGAAACGTAACCTGAGTATGCTGACGGACGATGACCTTAAGGCAGCATTACTTGCGTACGGGGTCACAATTGGGCCAATTGTGG GCTCCACCAGGGCCGTGTATGAGAGGAAGCTGAGGAGGCTACAGGCTAAATGGGGCACGTTGAATGGAGAGGAGAAAGTTCATCACCATGAGTGGGAAGACAAAAGCAGTGATGACAGTGACTCGG GATCAAGCCTGGAAGAAGAACCGATGGAAGAATACACTCAG GTGGACATACTCTCTGAGGATATTTACCAGCAGTGCTTTTTAACTTCATCTAGTAGACTG CACGATGCAGCTTGTGGCTCAAGAAACTCTGATCTCTGTCACAAGCCGACTTTGGAAAAAGTTTCAAAATCAACACAAAGTGACGGCCCTTTTGTGGTTCCTGAAGACACAAGTGGAGCGTCATCTTTAGATCAAAACTCGGGATTAGGATCACag GTCTCGGAACAATCAATCCAAGATCCCAAGTGTTCCTCAGAGAACTTCACCACTGAAAATGATGAAGAG TCGGACATCCTTGTGGCAGAACCCAGTTCATCTCAGTACTTCGTACCCAAAGAATCTAGTCCTAACCAGGAAACGAAG GGACCCAAGAAGGACCTGCTCCCTGACATCGAGCCTACAAGTACAAGATTCAG CGCTACCTGTCGAAGACCTATCAAGGGTGCAGCCGGGCGGCCCAAACAACTGAGCTCCCCAAGCCCTCCAATCAGCCCCACCACTAAGGAGAGGAGTGAAATTGAGCACCGAATGGTTCCCATCCATATCCAATTTGTGGTGTTTGTTGTAGTCGCCCTCCTGCTCTTTGTTATTGTTGAAAGTGAGCCACTGAGTCCATTTTTGGCTCTGACACAAAACTTCATGCAAGGCTTCATCAATGATGCTCCAGTGTTGCAGTGCACACAAACATTCCGACGACACGAGTAA
- the actr8 gene encoding actin-related protein 8, which yields MTQAEKEQDNGKEKEKERDKEKEREQRGVKRPIAPPSIPEPLQEQIQSNFVIVIHPGSRTLRIGRATDNLPLTIPHVIARRHKQSGQPRYEDAWLLRDGLNKPESNEQRQNGLKMVDQAIWSKKMSNGVRRTPVSAEQARAYNCQIRPAVLDSNSRVKWTNTSHHPPYLIGEEAVYVKPTDSYDIHWPIVRGQLNVHAGPGGSLTAVLADLETIWSHVIQKNLEIPLKDLKYYRCILLVPDIYNRQHAKELVSMLLLNMGFSAIIVHQESVCATFGSGLSSACVVDVGDQKTSLCCVEDGVSHRNSRLSLAYGGADVTRILFWLLQRAGFPYRDCQLSSRLDCQLLQHIKETLCHLDQDISGLRDHEFQTRFPDAPAFLFQVRLGDEKLQAPMGLFYPSTFGIVGQKMTSLQFRSQGDSEDPHDELYLLATHSKQDQSSKNASDRKVLSRQGGALDGDASGQGGIGELSELPRSSGGSGGMQAETDIGVTQGECLIGVGEAEEALSTHLSRKTAIMNQFEGKALGLDKAILHSIDCCASDETKRKMYSSILVVGGGLMFHGAQEFLLHRIINKMPPSFRRLVDNVEVITRPKDMDPRLISWKGGAVLACLDTTQEMWIHQREWQRFGVRMLRERAAFVW from the exons ATGACCCAAGCAGAGAAAGAGCAAGATAAtggaaaggaaaaagaaaaagagcgcGACAAAGAGAAGGAGAGGGAGCAAAGAGGAGTGAAAAGACCCATTGCTCCACCGAGCATCCCCGAGCCCCTCCAGGAG CAAATACAGAGCAACTTTGTAATCGTCATCCATCCTGGATCGAGGACGCTGCGTATTGGGCGAGCGACGGACAACCTTCCGCTCACGATTCCACACGTGATAGCACGTCGCCACAAACAAAGTGGCCAGCCCCGATACGAAGATGCCTGGCTGCTCAGGGACGGTCTAAAT AAACCTGAGAGTAATGAACAGAGACAGAATGGGCTTAAAATGGTTGACCAGGCCATTTGGTCAAAGAAGATGTCCAATGGAGTGAGGAGGACACCAGTGTCTGctgagcag GCAAGAGCATACAACTGTCAGATCCGTCCAGCCGTGCTAGACAGCAACTCTCGGGTGAAATGGACCAACACATCTCACCACCCGCCTTATTTGATAGGAGAGGAG GCCGTGTATGTGAAACCAACAGACTCTTATGACATCCACTGGCCCATAGTTCGAGGTCAGCTCAACGTGCACGCCGGCCCTGGAGGCTCACTAACTGCTGTCCTGGCTGACCTTGAGACCATCTGGAGTCATGTTATTCAGAAGAACTTGGAGATCCCGCTCAAAGACCTAAAG TATTACAGATGCATCCTTTTGGTTCCCGACATCTACAACAGGCAGCATGCCAAGGAACTGGTCTCCATGCTCCTGCTTAATATGGGCTTCTCAG CAATCATAGTGCACCAGGAGTCAGTGTGTGCGACATTTGGCAGTGGGTTGAGCAGCGCTTGTGTCGTAGACGTTGGAGACCAGAAGACCAGTCTCTGCTGTGTAGAGGACGGAGTTTCCCATCGGAACTCCAG GTTGTCTTTGGCGTATGGTGGTGCAGATGTGACCCGCATTTTATTCTGGCTCCTGCAGAGGGCAGGATTTCCCTACAGAGACTGTCAGTTGTCCAGCAGATTGGACTGTCAGCTACTACAACATATAAAGGAGACACTCTGCCATTTGGACCAG GACATATCTGGACTTCGAGATCATGAATTCCAAACCCGTTTCCCAGATGCCCCAGCTTTTTTATTCCAGGTTCGCTTAGGCGATGAAAAATTACAG GCGCCCATGGGACTGTTCTACCCCAGCACGTTTGGTATCGTCGGTCAGAAGATGACATCGCTACAGTTTCGTTCTCAAGGTGACTCAGAAGACCCTCATGATGAACTTTATTTATTGGCCACGCACAGCAAACAAGACcag TCTTCCAAGAATGCTTCGGACCGCAAGGTGCTCTCAAGACAAGGCGGCGCGTTAGATGGCGACGCGAGTGGTCAAGGAGGCATTGGTGAATTGTCAGAACTGCCCaggagcagcggcggcagcggagGAATGCAGGCTGAGACGGATATTGGAGTCACCCAGGGAGAGTGCCTGATAGGAGTGGGGGAGGCGGAGGAGGCCCTCTCCACGCATCTCTCCAGGAAGACTGCAATCATGAACCAGTTTGAGGGCAAAGCTCTCGGCCTGGATAAAGCCATATTGCATAGCATCGACTGTTGTG CCTCGGACGAGACCAAGCGAAAGATGTACAGCTCCATCCTGGTGGTGGGTGGAGGGCTCATGTTTCATGGCGCTCAGGAGTTTCTACTTCACCGCATAATCAACAAGATGCCACCGTCTTTCAGAAGGCTTGTGGACAATGTGGAAGTGATCACAAGGCCAAAA GATATGGACCCTCGACTGATATCATGGAAGGGGGGAGCTGTGCTGGCTTGTCTGGACACAACACAAGAAATGTGGATCCACCAGAGAGAGTGGCAGCGGTTTGGTGTTCGAATGTTACGTGAGCGGGCTGCTTTTGTCTGGTGA
- the LOC125987760 gene encoding lamina-associated polypeptide 2, isoforms beta/gamma-like isoform X3 translates to MPVLLERPDFPSKVKKEEKPNNGQKRNLSMLTDDDLKAALLAYGVTIGPIVGSTRAVYERKLRRLQAKWGTLNGEEKVHHHEWEDKSSDDSDSGSSLEEEPMEEYTQVDILSEDIYQQCFLTSSSRLHDAACGSRNSDLCHKPTLEKVSKSTQSDGPFVVPEDTSGASSLDQNSGLGSQVSEQSIQDPKCSSENFTTENDEESDILVAEPSSSQYFVPKESSPNQETKGPKKDLLPDIEPTSTRFSATCRRPIKGAAGRPKQLSSPSPPISPTTKERSEIEHRMVPIHIQFVVFVVVALLLFVIVESEPLSPFLALTQNFMQGFINDAPVLQCTQTFRRHE, encoded by the exons ATGCCAGTGTTGCTGGAGCGACCTGATTTTCCTTCCAAGGTGAAGAAG GAAGAGAAGCCAAACAATGGACAGAAACGTAACCTGAGTATGCTGACGGACGATGACCTTAAGGCAGCATTACTTGCGTACGGGGTCACAATTGGGCCAATTGTGG GCTCCACCAGGGCCGTGTATGAGAGGAAGCTGAGGAGGCTACAGGCTAAATGGGGCACGTTGAATGGAGAGGAGAAAGTTCATCACCATGAGTGGGAAGACAAAAGCAGTGATGACAGTGACTCGG GATCAAGCCTGGAAGAAGAACCGATGGAAGAATACACTCAG GTGGACATACTCTCTGAGGATATTTACCAGCAGTGCTTTTTAACTTCATCTAGTAGACTG CACGATGCAGCTTGTGGCTCAAGAAACTCTGATCTCTGTCACAAGCCGACTTTGGAAAAAGTTTCAAAATCAACACAAAGTGACGGCCCTTTTGTGGTTCCTGAAGACACAAGTGGAGCGTCATCTTTAGATCAAAACTCGGGATTAGGATCACag GTCTCGGAACAATCAATCCAAGATCCCAAGTGTTCCTCAGAGAACTTCACCACTGAAAATGATGAAGAG TCGGACATCCTTGTGGCAGAACCCAGTTCATCTCAGTACTTCGTACCCAAAGAATCTAGTCCTAACCAGGAAACGAAG GGACCCAAGAAGGACCTGCTCCCTGACATCGAGCCTACAAGTACAAGATTCAG CGCTACCTGTCGAAGACCTATCAAGGGTGCAGCCGGGCGGCCCAAACAACTGAGCTCCCCAAGCCCTCCAATCAGCCCCACCACTAAGGAGAGGAGTGAAATTGAGCACCGAATGGTTCCCATCCATATCCAATTTGTGGTGTTTGTTGTAGTCGCCCTCCTGCTCTTTGTTATTGTTGAAAGTGAGCCACTGAGTCCATTTTTGGCTCTGACACAAAACTTCATGCAAGGCTTCATCAATGATGCTCCAGTGTTGCAGTGCACACAAACATTCCGACGACACGAGTAA